In Myxocyprinus asiaticus isolate MX2 ecotype Aquarium Trade chromosome 46, UBuf_Myxa_2, whole genome shotgun sequence, a single window of DNA contains:
- the ppm1h gene encoding protein phosphatase 1H — protein sequence MITRVRSAVSSFIGGIMASGPNGEQNHPDRPDPPLRFSYSRPDFLALSTDEVECSADHISRPILILKEMKLPWSTGYAEVINAGKSALNEDQACCEVVELRKRPADPSSPNYTPTSRRRSSLPNGEILETIESTEVKELDFHYWGLFDGHGGSGAAIFASKFLHLHIEEQLQEVLEILQNPSLQPPTCLGEENIVHHLYPSAGCSQRGLSRAASLRGAAGAPGSPNTMAPRFFMEKKIKQESLVVGAIENSFKEMDAYIARERSVYCISGGCTALVVMYLLGKLYVANAGDSRAIIIRAGEIIPMSSSFTPESERQRLQFLAHLQPSLLGNEFTHLEFPRRVTKKEVGKRMLYRDFTMSGWAYKTIQEEDLKFPLIYGEGKRARVLATIGITRGLGDHDLKVHDSEISIKPFLSCSPEVKIYDLSQYEHGADDVMILATDGLWDVLSNQEVAEAVSGFLGNCDPDDQHRYTMAAQDLVMKARGVLRDRGWRIAGDKLGSGDDISVFIIPLMHGSKQPLPS from the exons atgatCACACGCGTGCGATCCGCCGTCTCCAGCTTCATCGGCGGCATCATGGCCTCGGGTCCCAACGGGGAGCAGAATCACCCTGACCGACCGGATCCACCGCTCCGGTTCTCGTACAGCAGGCCGGATTTCCTCGCGCTGTCCACGGATGAGGTGGAGTGCTCGGCGGATCACATCTCCAGACCCATCCTCATCCTCAAGGAGATGAAGCTGCCCTGGAGCACCGGATACGCCGA AGTGATCAATGCCGGTAAAAGTGCCCTAAACGAGGACCAGGCGTGCTGTGAGGTGGTGGAGCTCAGGAAGAGACCCGCAGACCCGTCTAGCCCCAATTACACTCCCACCAGCAGGAGGCGCTCCTCACTGCCCAATGGAGAGATTCTGGAAACCATCGAGAGCACC GAGGTAAAGGAGCTGGACTTCCACTACTGGGGACTGTTTGACGGTCACGGTGGTTCCGGCGCTGCCATCTTTGCGTCCAAGTTTCTCCACCTCCATATCGAGGAGCAGCTCCAGGAAGTGTTGGAGATCCTCCAGAATCCATCCCTGCAGCCGCCCACTTGTCTGGGGGAGGAGAACATTGTGCACCACCTCTACCCGTCTGCCGGCTGCTCCCAGCGAGGGCTGTCCCGGGCCGCGTCTCTCCGCGGCGCTGCAGGGGCCCCAGGGTCGCCCAATACCATGGCCCCTCGATTCTTCATGGAGAAGAAAATCAAACAAGAGAGTTTGGTGGTGGGAGCCATTGAAAACTCCTTCAAGGAAATG GATGCTTATATAGCCAGAGAGAGATCGGTGTATTGTATCTCAGGTGGATGTACAGCTCTAGTGGTGATGTATTTACTCGGTAAACTATACGTGGCCAACGCTGGTGACAGCAG GGCCATCATCATCCGAGCGGGAGAGATCATTCCCATGTCCAGCTCGTTCACTCCAGAATCAGAGCGTCAGAGACTTCAGTTCCTG GCTCACCTGCAGCCTTCCCTGTTAGGAAATGAGTTCACGCACTTGGAGTTTCCTAGAAGAGTCACAAAGAAAGAGGTCGGGAAGAGAATGCTGTACCGGGACTTTACTATGAGTGGATG GGCTTATAAAACCATTCAGGAGGAAGATCTGAAGTTTCCCCTCATATATGGAGAAGGGAAAAGG GCACGTGTGCTGGCAACCATCGGTATTACGCGTGGACTCGGCGATCATGACCTGAAGGTTCACGACTCTGAGATCTCCATCAAACCGTTCCTCTCCTGTTCTCCAGAG GTGAAGATTTATGACCTCTCTCAGTACGAACACGGTGCTGATGATGTCATGATTTTGGCTACAGATGGACTGTGGGACGTGCTGTCCAATCAGGAAGTGGCAGAGGCAGTCTCTGGTTTCCTTGGAAACTGTGATCCTGATGACCAACACAG GTACACTATGGCGGCCCAAGACCTGGTCATGAAGGCCAGAGGTGTCCTGAGAGATAGAGGTTGGAGAATCGCTGGAGACAAGCTCGGCTCTGGAGACGACATTTCAGTCTTCATAATTCCTCTAATGCACGGCAGTAAGCAACCCCTACCAAGCTGA